A section of the Drosophila sechellia strain sech25 chromosome 3L, ASM438219v1, whole genome shotgun sequence genome encodes:
- the LOC6611059 gene encoding POU domain protein CF1A, whose product MAATSYMTPPSGDLDMALGGGGYHTSSPRSAADAGEMKYMQHHHHHHAAAAAAAHHQLPSSPSPNGQGNGGGLGLGSGSGLGSWSALHPDPWMQTHHTHHLPAAAAVASAADTVKQEMSHLSQQTRIQQGMASPHAAWHAPHAGHYAPTGGSPLQYHHAMNGMLHHPAHAVAAAHHQSVAPLHHTLRGESPQLHIHHHMGGGDRDAISGGEEDTPTSDDLEAFAKQFKQRRIKLGFTQADVGLALGTLYGNVFSQTTICRFEALQLSFKNMCKLKPLLQKWLEEADSTTGSPTSIDKIAAQGRKRKKRTSIEVSVKGALEQHFHKQPKPSAQEITSLADSLQLEKEVVRVWFCNRRQKEKRMTPPNTLGGDMMDGMPPGHMHHGGYHPHHDMHGSPMGTHSHSHSPPMLSPQNMQSSAVAAHQLAAH is encoded by the coding sequence ATGGCCGCGACTTCGTACATGACGCCGCCGAGCGGTGATCTGGACATGGCCCTCGGAGGCGGTGGATATCACACCTCGTCGCCGCGCTCGGCGGCGGATGCCGGTGAGATGAAGTACATGcagcaccatcatcatcatcacgctgccgccgcggcAGCTGCCCACCATCAGTTGCCCTCGTCGCCATCGCCCAATGGCCAGGGCAATGGTGGCGGACTTGGATTGGGTTCCGGTTCCGGGTTGGGCTCATGGAGTGCCCTCCATCCGGATCCGTGGATGCAAACCCATCATACGCACCATCTgcccgccgccgctgccgttgCCTCGGCAGCCGATACCGTCAAGCAGGAGATGTCGCATCTCTCGCAGCAGACGCGCATCCAACAGGGCATGGCCTCGCCCCATGCCGCCTGGCATGCCCCCCATGCGGGACACTATGCGCCCACGGGCGGCTCACCGTTGCAGTACCATCATGCCATGAACGGAATGCTCCATCATCCGGCCCATGCGGTTGCAGCGGCCCATCATCAGAGTGTGGCGCCACTGCATCATACGCTGCGCGGGGAATCGCCACAGCTGCACATACACCATCACATGGGCGGCGGTGATCGGGATGCCATAAGCGGCGGCGAGGAGGACACTCCCACGTCCGATGATCTGGAGGCCTTTGCCAAGCAGTTCAAGCAGCGCCGAATCAAGCTGGGCTTCACCCAAGCCGATGTGGGCCTGGCACTGGGCACTCTCTATGGCAATGTGTTCTCGCAGACGACCATCTGCAGATTCGAGGCACTGCAGCTGAGCTTCAAGAACATGTGCAAGCTGAAGCCGCTGCTGCAGAAGTGGCTGGAGGAGGCGGACTCCACAACGGGCTCACCCACGTCCATTGACAAGATCGCCGCTCAGGGGCGTAAGCGCAAGAAACGCACCAGCATCGAGGTGAGCGTGAAGGGGGCACTGGAGCAGCACTTCCACAAGCAGCCGAAGCCATCCGCCCAGGAGATAACCTCGTTGGCCGACTCCTTGCAGCTGGAGAAGGAGGTGGTGCGCGTGTGGTTCTGTAATCGGCGGCAGAAGGAGAAGCGCATGACGCCACCAAATACGCTCGGCGGCGACATGATGGACGGCATGCCGCCGGGCCATATGCATCATGGTGGCTATCATCCGCATCACGATATGCACGGCAGTCCGATGGGCACACACTCCCACTCGCACAGTCCGCCCATGCTGAGCCCACAGAATATGCAATCCTCGGCGGTAGCGGCGCATCAGTTGGCGGCCCACTAG